One segment of Phaeacidiphilus oryzae TH49 DNA contains the following:
- a CDS encoding alpha/beta fold hydrolase produces MEFTVSVDLPGSEPRRLRYMDSGDPDGRPVVLLHGTPGSRLGPFPNEAMLYRNSIRLITYDRPGYGGSDRMVKRQVGDAAADVERIADALGLERFGVAGRSGGGPHALACAAALPGRVTRCASLVSLAPYRAEGLDWTAGMVESNRRAYAEAAEYGLSEVEASLCQKRSAIAGEDRSGGATAVAERPSAQAAAAAAERPTTAERPAEQPQAAERSTVDGGRMLRRMDSEWHSTDRAVAMNPELSRQLQATFQEALRTDTAGWADDVMSFVSDWGFDPAEIDTDRVDVLLYHGSEDIYSPASHSRWLSSRIRGSRLWIEPGVSHFDNLRRLPELLVWVANGDA; encoded by the coding sequence ATGGAGTTCACGGTTTCCGTCGACCTCCCTGGCAGCGAACCCAGACGCCTCCGGTACATGGACTCGGGCGACCCCGACGGCCGGCCCGTGGTGCTGCTGCACGGCACGCCGGGCAGCCGGCTGGGCCCCTTCCCCAACGAGGCGATGCTGTACCGCAACAGCATCCGGTTGATCACCTACGACCGCCCCGGCTACGGCGGCTCGGACCGGATGGTGAAACGGCAGGTGGGCGACGCGGCCGCGGACGTGGAGAGGATCGCGGACGCTCTCGGGCTCGAACGCTTTGGAGTGGCCGGGCGGTCCGGCGGCGGACCCCACGCCCTCGCCTGCGCGGCCGCGCTGCCCGGCCGGGTGACCCGCTGCGCCTCCCTGGTCTCCCTCGCCCCGTACCGGGCGGAGGGCCTGGACTGGACCGCGGGGATGGTGGAGTCCAACCGCAGGGCGTACGCCGAGGCCGCGGAGTACGGGCTGAGCGAGGTCGAGGCGAGCCTCTGCCAGAAGCGCAGCGCGATAGCCGGCGAGGACCGGAGCGGCGGCGCCACCGCCGTGGCCGAGCGGCCGAGCGCGCAAGCGGCAGCGGCAGCGGCAGAGCGGCCGACCACGGCAGAGCGGCCGGCGGAGCAGCCGCAGGCGGCCGAGCGCTCCACCGTGGACGGCGGCCGGATGCTGCGCCGGATGGACTCCGAATGGCACTCCACCGACCGGGCGGTGGCCATGAACCCGGAGCTGAGCCGACAGCTTCAGGCCACCTTCCAGGAGGCGCTGCGCACCGACACGGCCGGCTGGGCGGACGACGTGATGTCCTTCGTCAGCGACTGGGGCTTCGACCCCGCCGAGATCGACACCGACCGGGTGGACGTGCTCCTCTACCACGGCTCGGAGGACATCTACTCCCCCGCCTCGCACAGCCGCTGGCTGAGCTCCCGGATCAGGGGCTCGCGGCTGTGGATAGAGCCGGGCGTCTCGCACTTCGACAACCTCCGCCGGCTTCCCGAACTCCTGGTCTGGGTCGCCAACGGGGACGCCTGA
- a CDS encoding aminoglycoside N(3)-acetyltransferase: MRTEFGRLPGERELAAELAELGVRPGGVLLVQSSMRALGVVSGGVDSAIAALRAVLGPEGTLVVYTATDENSTTSRAHRSRIRHLTERQASVLWDRMPPYDPERTPASPTLGVLSERVRRLPGALRSAHPQTSFAAIGPQARRITEGHALTSHLGERSPLARLYELDAQNLLVGVGLEVATALHLAEYRRGGLRQQMYSCKVLGPDGRPRWVSFTDAALDDLHFPEWASRITPHLRTLRPGRVASARALLVGVRDLVDTAVRVGP; encoded by the coding sequence ATGCGAACAGAATTCGGACGGCTGCCGGGGGAGCGCGAACTGGCCGCCGAACTCGCCGAGTTGGGTGTCCGGCCGGGCGGGGTGCTGCTGGTTCAGTCCTCGATGCGCGCGCTCGGTGTGGTCAGCGGTGGCGTCGACTCCGCGATAGCGGCGCTCCGCGCGGTGCTCGGCCCCGAGGGCACCCTTGTGGTCTACACGGCTACCGACGAGAACTCCACGACCTCGCGCGCGCATCGTAGCCGCATTCGGCACCTGACGGAGCGTCAGGCCTCCGTGCTGTGGGACCGGATGCCGCCCTACGATCCGGAGCGCACCCCCGCCTCGCCCACCCTGGGGGTGCTCTCCGAACGGGTGCGCCGGCTGCCGGGGGCGCTGCGCAGCGCCCACCCGCAGACCTCCTTCGCGGCGATCGGCCCGCAGGCCCGCCGGATCACCGAGGGCCACGCCCTCACCAGCCACCTCGGCGAACGCTCCCCGCTCGCCCGCCTGTACGAACTCGACGCGCAGAACCTGCTGGTGGGCGTCGGCCTGGAGGTCGCCACCGCCCTCCACCTGGCCGAGTACCGGCGCGGCGGCCTCCGCCAGCAGATGTACTCCTGCAAGGTCCTCGGCCCGGACGGCCGGCCCCGCTGGGTCTCCTTCACCGACGCCGCCCTGGACGACCTCCACTTCCCGGAATGGGCCTCCCGGATCACCCCCCATCTGCGCACCCTCCGCCCCGGCCGGGTCGCCTCGGCCCGGGCGCTGCTGGTCGGCGTCCGCGACCTGGTGGACACGGCGGTGCGGGTGGGGCCGTAG
- a CDS encoding DUF4231 domain-containing protein, whose product MVRQDPPRQREQTLLPDFFDYADRAALTGQRQAIRWYVGQIIMLLLASVVAIPDIHAKGLNLSPALSLLAFVGAYYFWERLREERPQAVWYAGRAAAELMKTLVWKYSVRAKPFDGPPESAEADAGFAVQMGEVFQTFQDTKALRTRSRPDITEEMRRRRASPLSARRDVYLNERVRGQRTWYRSRADECDSEAAKWQAVSIVAIIIGASFAVLQIFQIVPWHVLGTFTTVAASVTAWTQLKQYGPLSAAYRLAATELDMLEVQLERLDINAPEAEENWSRLAADAEDAITREHTVWRARRDRAA is encoded by the coding sequence ATGGTGCGTCAGGATCCGCCGCGACAGCGGGAGCAGACGCTGCTGCCGGACTTCTTCGACTACGCGGACCGGGCCGCGCTGACCGGCCAGCGGCAGGCGATCCGCTGGTACGTCGGGCAGATCATCATGCTGCTGCTCGCCTCCGTGGTGGCGATCCCGGACATCCACGCCAAGGGGCTCAACCTCTCGCCCGCGCTGTCGCTGCTGGCCTTCGTGGGCGCGTACTACTTCTGGGAGCGGCTGCGCGAGGAGCGCCCGCAGGCCGTCTGGTACGCCGGGCGGGCGGCCGCCGAGCTGATGAAGACCCTGGTGTGGAAGTACTCGGTGCGGGCCAAGCCCTTCGACGGGCCGCCCGAGTCCGCCGAGGCGGACGCCGGGTTCGCGGTGCAGATGGGCGAGGTCTTCCAGACCTTCCAGGACACCAAGGCGCTGCGCACCCGCTCCCGCCCGGACATCACCGAGGAGATGCGCCGGCGCCGGGCCTCCCCGCTCTCCGCCCGCCGGGACGTCTACCTCAACGAGCGGGTGCGCGGCCAGCGCACCTGGTACCGCTCGCGGGCCGACGAGTGCGACAGCGAGGCCGCCAAGTGGCAGGCGGTGTCGATCGTGGCGATCATCATCGGCGCCTCCTTCGCGGTCCTGCAGATCTTCCAGATCGTCCCCTGGCACGTGCTGGGCACCTTCACCACCGTCGCCGCCTCGGTCACCGCGTGGACCCAGCTCAAGCAGTACGGCCCGCTCTCCGCGGCCTACCGCCTCGCGGCCACCGAGCTCGACATGCTGGAGGTCCAGCTGGAGCGCCTCGACATCAACGCCCCCGAGGCGGAGGAGAACTGGTCCCGGCTGGCCGCGGACGCCGAGGACGCCATCACCCGCGAGCACACCGTGTGGCGGGCCCGGCGGGACCGTGCGGCGTAG
- a CDS encoding PAS domain-containing protein, with product MSGGRGARSPLHESGERSGGGPGADGGDADAALLTALLDSMEVGLAAMDPSGALTHWNREAERLLGWTAAEAVGRPGLEGWAVRPADAAYVRQQLRGALAPGSRRLHEFAMLTRDGRRMLVRAQVGPLDAAAGPGLYFAFSEAGAQIDLERSLGLSEALLDHAPSGVVLVDADLRPAALGRSAADLLETGRDGALGAPLGELLAEGVEELESALQRVLATGRPLSGVRLWAVPRADPERRRRCWRSEFVRLGSPLGEEPVPLGVAWLFTDVTGEEQAEREGSVLRFRSTQLRRAGQAAAECEDPMEAAAGYLDYVLAGFADHALLDVLAAPGEPEGGEGAGGEEGAGGGRLLRAASAPSGAAAQGALPEPGGIPVRYGEQHPALLALERGGAIAISAEASAPGAGWAAGRRWPEGTAHGLCAPLRSRGRTVGVLTFLRGPGRQRFDRADIAFAEDVASRAAAAVDLALLSGRCLR from the coding sequence ATGAGCGGTGGTCGAGGCGCGAGGTCGCCTCTGCACGAGTCCGGTGAGCGCAGCGGGGGCGGCCCCGGCGCGGACGGGGGCGATGCGGACGCGGCGCTGCTCACCGCGCTGCTGGACAGCATGGAGGTCGGCCTCGCCGCGATGGACCCCTCCGGGGCGCTGACCCACTGGAACCGGGAGGCCGAGCGGCTGCTCGGGTGGACCGCGGCGGAGGCCGTCGGCCGCCCGGGGCTCGAAGGCTGGGCCGTGCGCCCGGCGGACGCGGCATACGTGCGCCAGCAGCTGCGCGGGGCGCTCGCGCCCGGCAGCCGGCGCCTCCACGAGTTCGCGATGCTGACCAGGGACGGACGGCGGATGCTGGTCCGCGCCCAGGTCGGACCGCTCGACGCGGCCGCGGGCCCCGGGCTGTACTTCGCGTTCTCGGAGGCGGGGGCGCAGATCGATCTGGAGCGCTCGCTCGGGCTGTCCGAGGCGCTGCTCGACCATGCGCCCAGCGGCGTCGTGCTGGTGGACGCGGACCTGCGGCCGGCGGCGCTCGGGCGCTCCGCGGCCGACCTGCTGGAGACCGGGCGGGACGGCGCCCTGGGCGCGCCCCTCGGGGAGCTCCTCGCCGAGGGCGTCGAGGAGCTGGAGTCCGCGCTGCAGCGGGTGCTGGCGACCGGCAGGCCGCTGTCCGGCGTACGGCTGTGGGCGGTGCCGCGGGCCGATCCGGAGCGCCGGCGCCGCTGCTGGCGCAGCGAGTTCGTGCGGCTGGGCTCGCCGCTCGGCGAGGAGCCGGTGCCGCTCGGCGTCGCCTGGCTCTTCACCGATGTCACGGGCGAGGAGCAGGCCGAGCGGGAGGGCTCCGTACTCCGCTTCCGCTCGACGCAGCTGCGCCGGGCGGGGCAGGCGGCGGCGGAGTGCGAGGACCCGATGGAGGCGGCGGCCGGTTACCTCGACTACGTGCTGGCGGGGTTCGCCGACCATGCGCTGCTCGACGTGCTGGCCGCACCGGGGGAGCCGGAGGGCGGAGAGGGCGCCGGGGGCGAAGAGGGCGCCGGCGGGGGCCGCCTGCTGCGGGCCGCCTCGGCGCCGTCCGGTGCGGCGGCGCAGGGCGCGCTGCCGGAGCCCGGCGGGATCCCCGTCCGCTACGGGGAGCAGCACCCCGCGCTGCTGGCGCTGGAGCGCGGCGGGGCGATCGCGATCAGCGCGGAGGCGTCGGCCCCGGGCGCGGGCTGGGCGGCGGGCCGCCGGTGGCCGGAGGGGACGGCGCACGGGCTGTGCGCCCCGCTGCGCAGCCGGGGGCGGACGGTGGGGGTGCTCACCTTCCTGCGGGGCCCGGGGCGGCAGCGGTTCGATCGGGCGGACATCGCCTTCGCGGAGGACGTCGCCTCGCGGGCGGCGGCCGCGGTGGACCTCGCCCTGCTGAGCGGCCGCTGCCTGCGGTGA
- the fxsT gene encoding FxSxx-COOH system tetratricopeptide repeat protein: MTPQSIDHNGQVVTFYSYKGGTGRTMALANVAWILAASGKSVLVVDWDLEAPGLDRFLEPFLPPESARTGCGVIHMISAYREALKGVTPEGRRPGAPDELIERSTALGPHVIDLNWDHFPAGGRLSYLPAGHVGWDYSRELSEINWTVFYTREYGKRFLLAMREAMTREYDYVLIDSRTGLSDVAGICTLDLPDTLVVCFTLSGQGIDGAAEVARDVRRDLSRTRRVLPVPMRIDEGEHDKAEAGKALARNRFDGLPSGRSAVERDAYWSRIPFPYQPFYAYEEMPAVFGDRPGDPRSLLAACERLTGEITEGEVVRLPEMDEDLRLTWRGRYTRRLAEPASVVLAHLPEDQHWALWLREVLEESEYQVSTLPIVDQVPQPDTPAQPGGAAARPAANGGETVQPDEQLKSAPRVVSVVSRAFQDSAAAEGFRARVAGLPATGELPRELSVLVGGARLESGRAAERLDLTQLNQRDAVRALLQAMNPRHNFTGNEAARVTARYPGAEPEITNLPVRNRTFTGRAEEFARLRAQLRGGEATALLQATPSQSTQALHGMGGVGKTQLAKEYAWRYRFEYDVIWWVAADQRDLIPVELGNLAQRIDAHRMAEEGPGASPVAAPNAAYALDALRRGYPSKHWLLIFDNAGEPEDLTGFLPGGSGHVIITSRNPAWSGVADPINLDVFPREESIRHLLFRVPRLTREQANDVAEQLGDLPLAIEQSAAWLDTTGTPVPEYLDMLHRELPPLLAAGKANEYPNAVARTWNISVETLRQEAPAAARMLELCAFFAPEPIAMDLLYDRELRRELSQVDDAISDRATLGTVFEQLGKYSLARIDNQHSTVQLHRLVQVVVRSSLEEDAQEERRRRVHQVLTAGRARIEGDVDNEANWPELDRIWPHLTPSQARTSRDDDARELMVDWVRYLWLRGEFDRANTIGSDLLRTWGEQFGENDRVTLALRRELGNVLRSTGRYREALEMDQETLGRQRRVSGPEHVHALISAGNVGGDLRALGRYQEALTQDEQTLQSLTNRLGPDHVRTLRMANNVALDHRLLGDYQRARGLDQQTWERRVRVLGADAPETLISESHLVRDLRDAGQIAEAVRRLERIRERMANAQGPNNLRTLVICRNLAVSYRLAGQSENALTLIRDTAERCREQYGENNPDTRTSQLTLAAEEWMAGRHREAVDLAREVHAFFAAQLGPEHPNTLGSADNLAVFLSSESLDRESRLEALDLHAATVRQLEERLGDQHPFTICSTINWANTLAGHGRWEEARGIGELALDRATAWFGESHLDRAVCAANLSLVLAELGEADRAERTREEAMTLLFSLLGDADHPEYTRAQKRKRLSRILELQPW, encoded by the coding sequence ATGACGCCGCAGTCCATCGACCACAACGGCCAGGTGGTCACGTTCTACTCGTACAAGGGCGGCACCGGCCGCACCATGGCGCTGGCCAACGTCGCCTGGATCCTCGCCGCCAGCGGCAAGAGCGTGCTGGTGGTGGACTGGGACCTGGAGGCGCCCGGTCTCGACCGGTTCCTGGAGCCCTTCCTACCGCCGGAGTCCGCCCGCACCGGCTGCGGTGTCATCCACATGATCAGCGCCTACCGCGAGGCGCTCAAGGGGGTCACCCCCGAGGGCCGCCGCCCCGGCGCGCCCGACGAGCTGATCGAGCGGTCCACCGCGCTGGGACCGCACGTCATCGACCTCAACTGGGACCACTTCCCGGCCGGCGGCCGGCTCTCCTATCTCCCCGCAGGCCATGTGGGCTGGGACTACTCCCGGGAGCTCTCCGAGATCAACTGGACCGTCTTCTACACCAGGGAGTACGGCAAGCGGTTCCTGCTGGCCATGCGGGAGGCGATGACCCGCGAGTACGACTACGTGCTGATCGACAGCAGGACCGGGCTCAGCGACGTCGCCGGGATCTGCACCCTCGACCTGCCGGACACCCTGGTGGTCTGCTTCACCCTGAGCGGCCAGGGCATCGACGGCGCCGCCGAGGTGGCCCGCGACGTCCGGCGCGACCTCAGCCGGACCCGCCGGGTGCTGCCGGTGCCGATGCGGATCGACGAGGGCGAGCACGACAAGGCCGAGGCGGGCAAGGCGCTGGCCCGCAACCGCTTCGACGGCCTGCCCTCCGGCCGCAGCGCGGTCGAACGGGACGCCTACTGGAGCCGCATCCCGTTCCCGTACCAGCCGTTCTACGCCTACGAGGAGATGCCGGCGGTCTTCGGCGACCGGCCCGGCGACCCCCGTTCCCTGCTGGCCGCCTGCGAGCGGCTGACCGGCGAGATCACCGAGGGCGAGGTGGTCCGGCTGCCCGAGATGGACGAGGACCTCCGGCTGACCTGGCGGGGCCGGTACACCCGGCGGCTCGCCGAGCCCGCCTCCGTGGTCCTCGCCCATCTGCCCGAGGACCAGCACTGGGCGCTGTGGCTGCGCGAGGTGCTGGAGGAGAGCGAGTACCAGGTCAGCACCCTCCCGATCGTCGACCAGGTGCCGCAGCCCGACACGCCGGCGCAGCCGGGCGGGGCCGCCGCCCGGCCGGCCGCGAACGGCGGCGAGACCGTGCAGCCGGACGAGCAGTTGAAGTCCGCCCCTCGGGTGGTCAGCGTGGTCTCCCGGGCCTTCCAGGACTCCGCGGCCGCCGAGGGCTTCCGCGCCCGGGTGGCCGGGCTGCCCGCCACCGGCGAGCTCCCCCGGGAGCTCTCGGTCCTGGTCGGCGGCGCCCGGCTGGAGTCCGGGCGGGCCGCCGAGCGCCTCGACCTCACCCAGCTGAACCAGCGGGACGCGGTCCGGGCCCTGCTGCAGGCGATGAACCCGCGGCACAACTTCACCGGCAACGAGGCCGCCCGGGTCACCGCCCGCTACCCGGGCGCGGAACCGGAGATCACCAACCTGCCGGTGCGCAACCGCACCTTCACCGGCCGGGCCGAGGAGTTCGCCCGGCTCCGCGCCCAGCTGCGGGGCGGCGAGGCGACCGCCCTCCTCCAGGCCACCCCGTCCCAGTCCACCCAGGCGCTGCACGGCATGGGCGGCGTCGGCAAGACGCAGCTGGCCAAGGAGTACGCCTGGCGGTACCGCTTCGAGTACGACGTGATCTGGTGGGTGGCCGCCGACCAGCGCGACCTGATCCCGGTCGAACTGGGCAACCTGGCCCAGCGGATCGACGCCCACCGGATGGCCGAGGAGGGGCCCGGCGCCTCCCCGGTCGCCGCGCCCAACGCCGCCTACGCGCTGGACGCGCTGCGCCGCGGCTACCCCAGCAAGCACTGGTTGCTGATCTTCGACAACGCGGGCGAGCCGGAGGACCTGACCGGCTTCCTGCCCGGCGGCAGCGGCCACGTGATCATCACCTCCCGCAACCCGGCCTGGTCCGGCGTGGCCGACCCGATCAACCTGGACGTCTTCCCGCGCGAGGAGTCCATCCGCCACCTCCTCTTCCGCGTCCCGCGGCTGACCCGGGAGCAGGCCAACGACGTGGCCGAGCAGCTGGGCGACCTTCCGCTGGCCATCGAGCAGTCCGCCGCCTGGCTGGACACCACCGGCACGCCCGTCCCGGAGTACCTGGACATGCTGCACCGGGAGCTGCCGCCGCTGCTGGCGGCAGGCAAGGCCAACGAGTACCCGAACGCCGTCGCCCGCACCTGGAACATCTCGGTGGAGACGCTCCGGCAGGAGGCCCCGGCGGCGGCCCGGATGCTGGAGCTGTGCGCCTTCTTCGCCCCCGAGCCGATCGCTATGGACCTCCTCTACGACCGTGAGCTGCGCCGCGAGCTGAGCCAGGTGGACGACGCGATCAGCGACCGGGCGACCCTGGGCACGGTCTTCGAGCAGCTCGGCAAGTACTCCCTGGCCAGGATCGACAACCAGCACTCCACCGTGCAGCTGCACCGGCTCGTCCAGGTGGTGGTCCGCTCCAGCCTTGAGGAGGACGCCCAGGAGGAGCGCCGCCGCCGCGTCCACCAGGTGCTCACGGCCGGCCGCGCCCGGATCGAGGGCGACGTGGACAACGAGGCCAACTGGCCGGAGCTGGACCGTATCTGGCCCCACCTCACCCCCTCGCAGGCCCGCACCAGCCGGGACGACGACGCCCGCGAGCTGATGGTCGACTGGGTGCGCTACCTCTGGCTGCGCGGTGAGTTCGACCGCGCCAACACGATCGGCAGCGACCTGCTGAGGACCTGGGGCGAGCAGTTCGGCGAGAACGACCGGGTGACCCTGGCCCTGCGCCGGGAGCTGGGCAACGTGCTGCGCAGCACCGGGCGCTACCGCGAGGCGCTGGAGATGGACCAGGAGACCCTGGGCAGGCAGCGCCGGGTGAGCGGACCCGAGCACGTCCACGCGCTGATCTCGGCCGGCAACGTCGGCGGCGACCTGCGGGCCCTCGGCCGCTACCAGGAGGCCCTGACCCAGGACGAGCAGACCCTCCAGTCGCTGACCAACCGGCTCGGCCCGGACCACGTCCGCACCCTGCGGATGGCCAACAACGTCGCGCTCGACCACCGGCTGCTCGGCGACTACCAGCGCGCCCGCGGCCTCGACCAGCAGACCTGGGAGCGCCGGGTCCGGGTGCTCGGCGCGGACGCCCCGGAGACCCTGATCTCCGAATCCCACCTGGTCCGCGACCTCCGCGACGCCGGCCAGATCGCCGAGGCCGTCCGCAGGCTGGAGCGGATCCGCGAGCGGATGGCGAACGCCCAGGGGCCGAACAACCTGCGGACCCTGGTGATCTGCCGGAACCTCGCCGTCTCCTACCGGTTGGCGGGCCAGTCGGAGAACGCCCTCACCCTGATCCGGGACACCGCGGAGCGCTGCCGCGAGCAGTACGGCGAGAACAACCCGGACACCCGTACCAGCCAGCTCACCCTGGCCGCCGAGGAGTGGATGGCCGGCCGCCACCGGGAGGCCGTGGACCTGGCCCGGGAGGTGCACGCCTTCTTCGCCGCCCAGCTCGGCCCGGAGCACCCCAACACCCTCGGCAGCGCGGACAACCTGGCCGTCTTCCTCTCCAGCGAGAGCCTGGACCGGGAGAGCCGGCTGGAGGCCCTCGACCTCCACGCCGCCACCGTCCGGCAGCTCGAGGAGCGGCTCGGCGACCAGCACCCGTTCACCATCTGCTCGACCATCAACTGGGCCAACACCCTGGCCGGGCACGGGCGCTGGGAGGAGGCCCGGGGGATCGGCGAGCTGGCCCTCGACCGGGCCACCGCCTGGTTCGGCGAGAGCCACCTGGACCGGGCGGTCTGCGCCGCCAACCTCTCCCTGGTCCTCGCCGAGCTGGGCGAGGCCGACCGGGCGGAGCGGACCCGGGAGGAGGCGATGACCCTGCTCTTCTCACTGCTCGGGGACGCCGACCACCCCGAGTACACCCGGGCCCAGAAGCGCAAGCGGCTCAGCCGGATCCTGGAGCTCCAGCCCTGGTAG
- a CDS encoding sugar isomerase domain-containing protein: MTDLAGRYFDAAIAVLERARREEAKSIERAAETLADAVADGGRVFAFGAGHSSLPAQDVVYRAGGLAVMNLLAVPGVIGVNVMPATLGSALERVSGLATATLDASPARSGDVLFVVSLSGRNVMPIELAAHARGRGLTVIGLTSLDYPGKVESRHPSGGFLKDHCDIVLDSKIGVGDGELRADGVPTGFGSVSSVVTVALMQAVVAEAIGRLAERGLEPPVFRSGNVDGGREWNAQLIADHHDRVFYAF; the protein is encoded by the coding sequence ATGACCGATCTCGCCGGCCGGTACTTCGACGCCGCCATCGCCGTCCTGGAACGCGCCCGCCGGGAGGAGGCGAAGAGCATCGAGCGCGCCGCCGAGACGCTGGCCGACGCGGTGGCGGACGGCGGCCGGGTGTTCGCCTTCGGCGCCGGCCACTCCTCGCTGCCGGCCCAGGACGTGGTCTACCGGGCGGGCGGCCTGGCGGTGATGAACCTGCTGGCGGTCCCCGGGGTGATCGGGGTGAACGTGATGCCGGCGACGCTGGGCAGCGCGCTGGAACGGGTCTCCGGCCTGGCCACCGCGACCTTGGACGCCAGTCCCGCGCGCTCCGGCGACGTCCTCTTCGTCGTCTCGCTGTCCGGCCGCAACGTGATGCCGATCGAGCTGGCCGCCCACGCCCGCGGGCGCGGGCTCACCGTGATCGGGCTGACCTCGCTGGACTACCCGGGGAAGGTGGAGTCCCGGCATCCCTCCGGGGGCTTCCTCAAGGACCACTGCGACATCGTGCTGGACTCCAAGATCGGCGTCGGCGACGGCGAGCTGCGCGCGGACGGCGTCCCGACCGGCTTCGGGTCCGTCTCCAGCGTGGTGACGGTGGCCCTGATGCAGGCCGTGGTCGCCGAGGCGATCGGCCGTCTCGCGGAACGCGGCCTGGAGCCCCCCGTCTTCCGCTCCGGCAACGTCGACGGCGGCCGGGAGTGGAACGCCCAACTGATCGCCGACCACCACGACCGGGTCTTCTACGCCTTCTGA
- a CDS encoding metal-dependent transcriptional regulator: MSGLIDTTEMYLRTILELEEEGVVPMRARIAERLEQSGPTVSQTVGRMERDGLLRVADDRHLELTEEGRRLATRVMRKHRIAECLLVDVIGLEWEQVHAEACRWEHVMSEAVERRVLELLRHPTESPYGNPIPGLEELGETPSALGGTVGDDSLVSLEQLASGVTEPEGRSVVVRRIGEPVQTDAQLMYTLRRAGVQPGAVISVSEGAGGVLVTSGGEAAELDKDIAAHVFGAKS, translated from the coding sequence GTGAGCGGTCTGATCGATACGACAGAGATGTACCTGCGCACCATCCTGGAGCTCGAGGAGGAGGGCGTGGTCCCGATGCGCGCCCGCATCGCGGAACGCCTCGAGCAGAGCGGCCCCACGGTGAGCCAGACCGTGGGCCGGATGGAGCGCGACGGCCTGCTCCGGGTCGCGGACGACCGCCATCTGGAACTGACCGAGGAGGGCCGCCGGCTCGCCACCCGGGTGATGCGGAAGCACCGGATCGCCGAGTGCCTGCTGGTCGACGTGATCGGCCTGGAGTGGGAGCAGGTGCACGCCGAGGCCTGCCGCTGGGAGCACGTGATGAGCGAGGCGGTCGAGCGCAGGGTGCTGGAGCTGCTCCGGCACCCGACCGAGTCGCCGTACGGCAACCCCATCCCGGGCCTGGAGGAGCTGGGCGAGACCCCGTCCGCGCTGGGCGGGACGGTGGGCGACGACTCGCTGGTCAGCCTGGAGCAGCTGGCCTCCGGGGTGACCGAGCCGGAGGGCCGTTCGGTGGTGGTCCGCCGGATCGGCGAGCCGGTGCAGACCGACGCCCAGCTGATGTACACCCTGCGGCGGGCGGGGGTGCAGCCGGGCGCGGTGATCAGCGTCTCCGAGGGCGCCGGCGGCGTGCTGGTCACCTCCGGCGGCGAGGCCGCCGAGCTGGACAAGGACATCGCCGCCCACGTCTTCGGCGCGAAGAGCTGA
- a CDS encoding bifunctional DNA primase/polymerase — translation MEDTLGSTRSAPASAPGLREPLLQTALRYVEDRHWEVAPGTWLVEDDGPLRCSCGDLGCPAPGAHPAGAGAAAGAGRKGSASPASVRRWWTEHPEAAILLPTGRTFDVIDVPEVAGCLALARMERMGVQLGPVVAMPGLGTAGRRLLFLVLTGSLAQLPEMLRHSGWPPGRLDLIGRGEGGWIVAPPSRVGQYSFAQWAREPTALNRWLPEAAELISPLAYACGREAPALRRAPH, via the coding sequence GTGGAAGACACCCTCGGATCCACCCGGTCGGCCCCCGCCTCGGCTCCGGGCCTGCGTGAACCCCTCCTGCAAACCGCCCTCCGGTACGTCGAGGACCGGCACTGGGAGGTCGCCCCCGGCACCTGGCTGGTCGAGGACGACGGCCCCCTCCGCTGCTCCTGCGGGGACCTCGGCTGCCCCGCCCCCGGCGCCCACCCGGCCGGCGCCGGGGCCGCGGCCGGCGCCGGCCGCAAGGGCAGCGCCTCCCCCGCCTCGGTGCGCCGCTGGTGGACCGAGCACCCGGAGGCCGCGATCCTGCTGCCGACCGGCCGCACCTTCGACGTGATCGACGTCCCCGAGGTGGCCGGCTGCCTCGCCCTGGCCCGGATGGAGCGGATGGGCGTCCAGCTCGGCCCGGTGGTCGCGATGCCCGGCCTGGGCACCGCCGGGCGCCGGCTGCTCTTCCTGGTGCTGACCGGTTCACTGGCCCAACTCCCGGAGATGCTGCGGCACTCGGGCTGGCCGCCCGGCCGGCTCGACCTGATCGGGCGCGGCGAGGGCGGCTGGATCGTGGCCCCGCCGAGCCGGGTCGGCCAGTACTCCTTCGCCCAGTGGGCGCGGGAGCCCACGGCGCTCAACCGCTGGCTGCCCGAGGCCGCCGAACTGATCAGCCCGCTCGCGTACGCCTGCGGCCGGGAGGCGCCCGCGCTGCGGCGCGCGCCGCACTGA